The nucleotide window ATATGAAATTTGTAATTAAACaaacttattatatatatatatatatatatatattaaacatttTCCTTTAAACTATAAAATAAGTCACACTTTTATATTGAGATTCGTATGAATCAACTGGTCTTAAATTCGGATTCCATAAAATTAATCTTTAATAATCCTTTTGGTCTTTGATAGGAATAATTATAATTTGAATGATATTGAATTATTAACAATAGAGCTGTTCATGGGGGGTATATTCATAGCTTTTACATTACAAATATTTGAAAGCAAGCAACTTTATGTATAGTGAAAGCAGACAAGAAACACGTCAAGATCACTTGTATAATGCACATCGTTCTCTTTGTGGTAATGGCAAAACGTGCAAGTAAATTGAGATAATTGGAGCCAATCAATTTTTAAGCTAAATTACATATTGCTTTCATCATGATAGCTTAGGGTTAAAAAAGGGTTAAATACGTTATAAGTCCctgtattttatgaaattagatTTTAGTCCCTACACTTCTATTTCTAAGAATTAGTCGCTCTTCCTTTCAAATTTCAGATCCAAGTAATACTATAAATTTATtgatgtgatattttaaaataaaaagcacTCACTTGATAGCaatgtaatttaaaaaataatgttgtaataaacctggatttaacaaaataaatttaacattgTTAACAATtagaactaaattttaaaatttaaaaagtaaaagaacTGAATTCCAAATTTAGTAAGAGTAAAAGGACTtatgatatatttttataaaataaaatttctcaaTGTTTCAGCTCAGCAAGATTAGATGAACCCCAGAAAAggtttttatttagatttttttGATGAAGTAATCATTATTATATTATGGGGTAAGCAAGCGTGTTAGGGTTTGAAGATGTAATTTTTTAATACATGTGAAAAATTACATTCACGATGGCTGCTCCATTAATGGTTGATTCATAACactttttcttaaatatttttcaagtttGAACTTCAACTTTGATGTTTGTAGGGGTCGTATTGGTTCGATTCGgttagattttaatttttttttaaatctttcattataatttaattcattcttcatttattttattaattttagttttatatttttagatttattttgataaaataagttttattttatgattttttgcatattatttaacaaaattctaatgccttttttataaatatttctaaaaaattaaaaattttaaattattttcactattttaaaaataaaatatttaatttttatataataaaaattaaaattaattatttattaaaaatagaatttaattcaattttgagTAACCAGATTTTTTAATTTACATTCCATAAATTatctaaacacttcaatttgactctatttttaaatttttgatccCGACCCATTTTGCCACTACACCAATCGGTAGTTGACTGCATGTAGAAAAtgcaaaaataaaatgcaatgaAAACTATGGTGATTCataagcttaaaaaaaaaaatgttatatTGCTTGCTTGATGAAGATTAGTTTATTTATAGGCTTTAAAAAAGAATACCCCATTTATGTGTACTGAATTAACATCTCAAATATTGCAGTTCTGGGATTTTTTTTTTGCCATATATATGGAACGTTTTTCTATTATAGGAATCAAATCAAATTAATACTCAACTCTTTTAATAGGACTTTACAGATACTTTcacctaaatatatatatatatatatatatagcctgTATCTTCTCCAATGAAGACTTCATTgttcaaaacacatacacataGGTTAAAGTACTAGGAAGTCCCTGTATTATAgggtattattaaataaatttatttaatccttatattattaaaaataattaaataagtcCAAAATGTAGTACAATTAATATTTACGTATGCAAACCgccttgaaaaatattttttcaactGCAGTTCAAATTCcaaacaaaaatttcatttatagaaTCATAAAACTCTCAGTtaaataataaatgataattttaaacattttatgttaactctattctaatttgatcttattttattctttttaatagtataaagattaaattgattCTCTAGGTCCCTATAATAGAAATAAAACTTTTATTGTAGTGAAATGATTCGTTAAAGTAAACTAAGATGTCAATAATCAAAGTACATATAATGAACTCATATACATAACAGCATGAAACTGAGAATCAAATGACTCCTCATAGATTCTTTAGCATTTTGTTTAAAGATAAGCTTTGCTTGTTTGACATAACCCTTAATTTAGTGGTTTGGCCTTGGTCTTAGTTTCATTTCATTGTCTAAAAGGCAATAAAAAAAAGCAGCTAATATTGACCATGAAGTGATCAGTTTTGTTTGCCACAATATATGTTACATAGTATAAGTTCATGTATATATGAAGAACATGATTCCAAAGACATGTCCCAAAATTGTCCCTTTTGATCACTCTTATCTTAATTGAGAAACCTTTAGTCCCCCACTTTGTATGTACTTGCTCCTTGacatgtttttttattattattttaagtccTTTCCATCTTCTTTAATAAAGTGATTGACTATTGAACAATAGGGACTAATTAAGGGATCAATTCCATCATATGGGATTTGATTGGTGAAAGTATTATAGAAGTTTTTATATTAGAAGTCAGTTTATATTTTGTCCCTTTtacttaaaaatagataaattgatCCATATACGTTATATCAATGAACAGGCTGGtccttctgttaaaaatttcatcaatttctacCGTTAAAAATTACTAATACATGCACGTCAGCATGAGAGATACACATGCAACATTGAATGTAACTGTCTACCTATTTCGTCATCCACACCAATTTTTAATAGGagaaatggatggaatttttaacagaaatggccagtttactctttgatctaagaTATAAGAACTAATTTGTCCATTTTCTTAGTAAAAAGGACAAAATTATATTTGACTCATGATATAAGGGGCCTCTGTGGTATTTGCACCTACTTAATCattgaaattttcattaatttCCTTGAAAATTCATGAATATGAAGATCAAATTATTACTACATATCTCATGCAGCAGCAACTCAATATTCTACCTGATCAAATTATCACTACATATCTCATGCAGCAGCAACTCAATATTCTACCTTCTTTTTTacacaagattcaaaacaagttCATCCATATGTTCATGTTGAATCTATAAATTGCAAGACCATATTATGAACTTACAATTCTAAGGTAGGAAATATAAGCATAAAACATTTTTAAGTGGCAGAAAAACATTACTGATTACAGTGATAATCTCAGCTCCAAATCTAACTCTTGTGTTTCACTTGATTCAGAATTTTGACTACTAGACCCCAATGATTTGCTTTTTTTGGGATGTAAATCCTGCAAATATATAGGAAATACGGAATCTTATTAACAGTTTACATACAAGGATATATGGTAAAAGTACCGTAGAGGCTCTTGCACAAAGACTCAAATTGCATTTtgctcattttattaaaaataactaattagtccctatacattaaatcaaagagcaaactagtcatttcaattaaaattttcatctatttttacCGTTAAAAACTGACATGACTGATGAAATAATCAGGAAGTTGTTACACGTGGAGTGTCACACGTACGTCAAGTCAACATACAAGGGCCAATTTTTAATAGAataagatgaaatttttaactaaATACTTGTTCTTTGAGTAAAGAggcaaaatgcaatttgactTTTAATACAAGAGACTCATGGTATTGTTACCAAGTATCTGAATGTATATGtgtatgcatatatataaatatatatatatacagtacCTCAACATGTAGGTTTAGAAGCTGTCTGGTCATGTTTGGTTGTGCATCTAAGATGCCACTGCCAGGGTTCCAACTGTTGCAAAACATTAATTACAAGCCAAAAGAAAATGTATCCATAAATGCAAAGCTATATagatatgtatgtgtatatgcaCCTTGCTGCAGTACTAGGTTGGGAATCACCATAACTGATGTTTGCTCTTTGATCATATTCACTAAGCCCCATCTGTAATATTTAGGTAAAAATCATAAGCAATCCATTCAATTTCTTGCATTTATAGCAATACTCCTATTCAACAACATAGTCATTGATATGTATTTGAAACTGGGGATGACAGCGGGAGTGAAAATTAGCATCTAGGGTTTAGCACCAACTTAAATTCAAATGATCCATATTTttgtaaaaaccattttcaacttGTAGCTGTGATGAACATGGTGATGAGGGAAAAcatgtacatatacatacatacacgtgcatatatatatttattatatatccaCCAAAAATCTTGTATGCCATGGTTTATTATCCTCTAAAGCTATAATGGGTGACACAGAAAATCATGTCAAAGAAGCACTCAATTAATGACCCATCAATAAAGAggatttaattgaaatatctttgaAGACAACAAATAAAGAACACCCACCATTATGCTAGGGTGGAAACCATAAGAAGCTGAAGAAGTTGATGAAGATGATGAATatgaaaatgaagaagatgatgctaCCATAGATGAATAACCAGTTGGATGCTGCATTTTCATATCTTCCTGCATGTACCCAGCAcaccaaaaataaagaaaacccatTTTTTCCTTCATCAAATTCCACCCATAAAACATGATATGTAACCATTTGATGAAATGACCAAAAGAAAATgggtttttagttttttttttttacctggtTGAAATTTGAAGAGTAAGGACCATGAAATGAAGGATGATAACCCATTTGTTCATTTAACCTTATCTTCTCCAATTGAGCAACACCAAGCCCTCTTTGGGGTTGCTTTGCCTTATCCTTCTTACTTTTTCTTGAAGACCCTCCTCCTCTTTCATTTCCCATGTTTGCTTCTCCATAATAATTGCTACCCATAGTTCTTAAGCCTAATATATGTTGATATGCGTGTATATATACGAGATATATAATTTAGCTTTGCAAATCCCCAAgcttttttctttcacttgcagaGAAAAAAAGGGTTATTCAGAAGAGAGATGGTGACAAGGGAATCAAAGATACCTCCCCACACTGCCTTTTTTTAAACTTGTTTCAATCAAAGTAATTATTGCATCGCTGGATCAGATTTTGTACAGatttatttgcatatatatatatacatagattTTCTGCATCCACTTCCTCTCTTTTGCTTATTTCTTTGAATTACTTTcctatataattattatttttgtaatttattggtatgattattgatttagtcaattaaaatttaaacgcttttctttaatttaaaggttaaaaattaTAGATCTCAATAATtacattaaatattaataaaatttaaattcgaATCAAATTAAACCCTAAACGGAGAGGGTAATTTTTCAAATATTGTTTTCTTCTATTTACGTTACTAAAGTGTTATTTCTTTTAGTTGATTAGGAGTTTGAAAGCGATTGTCTCTTTGAAAATTGCGTTTGCCAAAGAAAAAAATATACTCTAACCTTACGCGCCATTGCAATGAATACTTCATTCAACTTGGTCTAATTATGGTAGTAGTCCTTCTActacatttaaatttgaattttaactCTTTTACTTCAGTTTTGCATAATTTGATCTTGTACTTTTGTAATGTTATTACTAAGTTCCGTCTGATAACTTCAGTCAGGGTTGGCAGGGGCCTTCCcccataaaattaaaaatttatgttttagtcctttgaaagttataaaattacattttagcttctaaaaatgataaaatggtaaaattaaattttgacTTTCACAAAAAATTTTAACTTCGCCCTGATTTCATCGATTACTACTGTTAATGtgatgagatgagatttttttaATGTCATCAAATTTATTGTTAAAGTGATGAGTTGAGATGAGATCCTTTTTAATGTcatcaaatttattattattggTTGAATACGATTGAGAGTTTCAACTTATCCCTAATTATGAtacaaaataatagaaaaagacTTTAACACACCCATTGATAATATTATAAACATAGAGGATTAAAGTTTAAATTTCAacatgatatagggactaaaacaaaaattaaacccTTTAACTTCACCTCTGCTGCATGAGTGCATGTCACGCTTCTTAGAAGGAAggtaaagcaaaaaaaaaaaaaacttaaaaaaatattcctaagccctaattatgaaaattaaacttaaaaaaaacGTTGctctcaaaaaaaataaaataaaacgttTCACGGGGAAAAAACAATAAAAGAGTCagaaaaaaattaacatttaattataGATTCTAGAAAATCTTGTTTGCATCTTAATAGCGATCCCCTTCTCTTAATGAGAGATTAAAGATTATTCTTGGGATTATATCCAAAGTTCCCAAAAtttgtttaaaatgttattttaggAAAGGGCAAATAACATATTAgagtttaaattatattttagttactaAACCTtaacaatttatgctataattattaacattattaaaaATTACGCTATCACCATTAACGTTGTTTATttattacaatttggtcattgaaCCATTTAAAGTGACGTAGcatgttatattattattttaggtGAAAATTAATTTTAGgtcaaattttataattaatctcTATGTCCTAGTATTTATTTTTTGATAGAACGCCTAGAATTACCCATATCCTCTCACATTGACAATAATATTGATATCAACTGAGTTAAGACCCAATCGACTACTTAAGTTATTGCTcataattgatttttagtttaaatattaatattatttttaccatcattaaggttttttttttctaattatttttctcttaAAATTTCTCCCCCTTTCTCTCTAGCAATGATAACGTTCTAGAAATCCAGAAATTGCCCTTGATTCCAAAAACCGACTAGCCCACTCCCTCCTACaagtaaaagaaaaaggaaagaagtgAAGCCAATaagtaattttctttttctttttctcttttagcTAACAACTAATCATGTAATTTTTACTCAATGATCTTAAACTAATCATgtgattttatttttcttttctaatgtCCTGTGCCTCTCAaatcttttataaaaaaattaaaaatgaattaaattgcTAAAAAATAGAGGACTAGTTATACAATTTCACCGAAATTTTCATCTGAAATTATGATATATCATATCAAATCAATTTTTGGTTACACCATTAATGACATGTTAATAGCTTAATAatcatattataatttttaaaatttagtaatcatcaaaatacaatttAAGCCATATAAAagtgaataatttatagtttatcCTTTAATAAAAGAGCAGTCAATGCAGAGACAAAGTTAGGAGTTTAGTATTAAACggtcaaaataaaattataaaattttgatagttaaaattaaaatttattttaaaatagttGAAGTTCAACTTTTAATAATTGTAaggaataaattattattattaccccATTGATAAGATCCCCACTTTAATGTGAAAAGATATATTTCTTAAAACAATTTTTTAGTGAAAATTTAATTAATGTTAAATCCATGATTTAATTTCACAAGTGAATTAGTTAGTAAATTCACATATTtccttaaaataattaaaaatatgacaTGCTTTATTCTTGTCAAATTATGTTTTTCTCCTTGTATTACACCTAACTTGAgttatcatattttaattttgcATAATTTAATCGTTTCACTATTATCAATGTTATACCTTAATTTAAATCATTAACGTTATTATCAGTATAATGATTGGTATTATTAAGgtatttttcatttttgttttactATTCATAAAAACTCTTTCAAAGTTCATATCTGTTCCTTTTGACAATGTCATCTCTAAGTTCGAATTTGAGTTCTTTATTTAAGACTATCCAagtctaaattgaaaaatataatataagtaCCAAAACcccattgattttttttttattctgtatgtattttttttttaatgttactagtaatatatatataaaataccaatTAAAAATAGGCCAATGGGGGCAAAGTGAAGCAAATCTAGTTGAGTTGTTTAACACATGATTTGTGGGTCATATTGAATGAGTTGTGTGTGAGGTGGAAAGGGAGAATCTTCAAATTTCTTATAAAGGCATGTGAACTCTTTTGAAATTACCAAAGAAACCCCTCCCAAATTATGGGCAAAAAACTCttatttttgaattagtaatcGAATCGATCAAATAATAGGTTCTTGATTCAATTTATTAAATAACTAATTCAATGACAACCAATTGAATTGATTGaagctatttttttttcttttatctcgATTTTTAACTTTTTACTAGTTTACAGTAGCTTGTTTtattattgattatatatcaCTCGTTTTCAATTCAACTGGTCAGCCCGATTCAGTTTGGACAATATTGTCTTTctcaaaattattaatttaacaaaaaaataaaatcaccAATTCTATCGATTCTAGAttcaattgattaaattaataattcaaaaaatttaaaagtcaTACCTAATTAAATCGATTGAAACTATTGTTCTTTTTTATCTCGATTCTCAACTTTTTACTAATTTACAATATCTTACTCTATTATCAATTATATATTATTCGTTCTCAATTTAACTAatcaatttaatctaattttgaCAACACTATTTTTTCatcaaaagttaaaaattattACAAAGGGCATTTCATTAATTATAAGCTACAGACCCTAATATAATACCCACCGCTTAAACTTCATCATTGCTTGAAGGCTTTAGTAGTAATTTTACTTATAAAAGTCATTTGAAAACctattttttaatagaaaaattatgTATACCTTAATGTTAAGCACAAAgaattaattaatcaaaattattcGTGACAAGACGTATAagctataatataatatataattttcttaatctattaattatattaattattttttataaagtcCATAGTCaagaattaaaaaaatcatattattaaaatttaaaagtactTTTAAGTTTTATATCACAAAAAGAAGCTTTACGATGGAGATGTCATCGATATAAGAGTTTTTTTTCttcattaaaatatatacatcgAATGAGTAAATAATATAAAGaaggtaaattttattattaagacATTAAAAGTTTAAAAAGTCAAATCGGACATGATATCATAGTCAAATTATGAATCCCAATtccaattttatatttgaataggtaaaattttatgaaagatcCTTGTGCTATGTATTTTTAGTAGATTTAGTCCCTTTATAATCCTCTACTTTCCGAAAGTTGTATTTTCAATCCCTAAgccaattttacaaaaaaaaaaaaaatcacatcaaattattAAATGGAATAAACAAAAAAAAGTTGGCTCGAGTAGAGGGACGAAAAATGACCATATTATATTAGAGGGACTAAAACTCATTTTATAGAAGTATAGGGGCTAAtgtcattttttaatttttaatatataataggTCATCTTAACATACTTATTTTCTACCAATCATATACCACGTCCGATGAAGATAACCTAATCAACGTGCCAAATTGACAAATTTTATAGAAAATGCTAATAATGTTAATGATTGAAATAAGATTTTTAAATTAGAAAGTATTATCACTTAATATTTTAGCATTTCAAGTACaaggattaaatctcaaattttattaaaatacaatgactaataacatattttaaccatataaaaattaattattattggtTTAACATCCAAAAAAATACACAAAAAGCAAAACACTCGATTTATTTAATGCCTTTTTATTATTGTGGTCCTACATCATGCAGGtccataaataaattttattcgaTTACCAATACTCTATAACGTATAGCTTTGATTCAAAACCTGTGAAAATTGCTACCTtgcttaaataaataataatacatatattaaaatatttttattttcaacaataCTAATTATTTAATTCAATGTCGTGAATCAGATGTTTCTATTTAAATATTAAGTATATACACCGGTTGCATTTGATGCCCTTGTACCATATATATATCAccttattattttttgaaaattattattttatatatattacatgATTTATTGTCtatgtaacaaatatatatatatatatatatattaatattttaaaatgcatataatatgatTGTTAAAGTGCTTCAATCGTTAGCATTTTTGCCGCGTGTTTAATGACTCGGCTGATGCATGAATATTCTTCTAAGCTTTCAATTTCGTCCAAATTAACAATTATTTTCTAATAAAAAGAAGTTAGCAATTATTTATTAATCCTTAAAGAAAACAATAATTTACACAAACGGGGACTTCAAATAATTGACAAAGATTGGAGTTTTGGGTCATTCGAGTTTCAATATGAATCTGGattatttaagttttaaatttcaTTCACTACATTTTAACCGATTAAGTGTATCTGTATTAATtgctaaataaatattaaataattttatgcataatttaattcttttaattataacTGAATTTAAATTATATGTAAATGTGTATGATAAAATTTGAATCTAGGTACTTAAAGTAAAAAACTTCATTAgcaagaaaaataataattaaaaaccaaaattataatgattaaatactccatataatgataattaataaaCAAATGTAGTTAACAGGAATGAAGAAAATAGGGGATTATGTTGATGAAATGGGGGTGTGTGTGATTTGAATGAATGATGGGTAGTTTTATAGCaatgataaaataattgaaaaggaAAACAAAGGCAAAGTTTAGTGGAGACTGGAGAGAGATATAGGAGAGAATCTCATATCTACAATTAGATTTGTGGGCACATGGATTGCATTGCATTGCAAGACTTTTCTTACAAGTTTGCATGCAATTACTTCACCATGATTTTATCTAAAAACCAAATGTAATTTTAGTTATTGTAGAATCAGAAGGTTAGGATTATATGtacaatatatatgtttaatggGAGTTATCTCAGACAAAGGTTTATTACTTGTTTTTCAGAAATTTTAAATCTGAATAGATATTATGGGCGAATAATTCTTGATCATAGACCAAATATGAGAGTTCCTTTTGAAAATTCTCCGTCTCTCTTAAGTTTTGTCATTAAGATCAAGCCAAAAGGAAGCTTCCCTTCACCTcctattttgtgtgaatttagttATATTTAGGGACAAagttaaaatttctttttaaggATTGAAATTAAGTGTATATCACCATTTTAAtaacttatatttttataatttcctcaaggaaaaaaataaaatcttatGAAATTTAAAGGGCCAAAAatgatatttttcattttagggggtgAGGCCCCTGTTAACCCCCTTGTGTCGGCCCTAACCAGATTAGACATCTTTAAATTATGACCCGAATTTTATATGGgtttaaataaatgttttttaaaCCGGATTGGAGATCAAACTAGTCAGGTCAATACTTCACCGATCCGATTGGTccgattaaaaaattattaaaaattcaaaaaataaaaataaaaaatctggtTTAGCCATCAGTTCAATCAATTCGTACCAGTTCTCAGTCTAATAAGTTCAAAGCCACTTTCCAGACCAGTCCCTCGGTCAATTCTTGGTCTAACCGTCCAGTTCGGTCCAATTCAAACAACAttagtttaaactttaagactTTTGAATTGAGTTCTCAAAAGTATCAATATCACATCAGTCAAGTCATTTCGTTATCCTAGCCATTAGTTTAGGCGTTACCTACTAGCTTGATTCCAACGTTGAACAAATTTAAAATATGAAGATCAAATTTTAGATACATATGTATACATATCGCATGAACAAATTAGACATGACACGCTAATACAGAAAAAATAATAATCTTCCTAAATTTTACTAGTATTGTTCATTTTCTTCAACACTTTAGATGCAAGTCCTTCAATAAGTAAGTccaaatatattttatatcatatcTGAATTATTATTCAATTATAATTGAATAATAGATGatgaaaaggacttaattgtataatatttctatataattatcttttaaaataaaagatacaGTACGAGAATATATGGAAGCCAATTACAAGCTCAAAGTTATTGAAAACTTAAAGATTAAGAGAGTGTCTTAGCTTTTAGGGTATAAATTATTAGCAAAGAATATCCTAAGATTATGGGAAAAGACCAACATGAGCTGGTGTAAGATACATGTGATCTttgcttttaaattttaattatattaatatgattattattctttctttttttttatatttaaacttTCTTGTTTTATAACAATGTATATGGTCGTATATTGGTGCAAAtgagtttttctttctttcaatggCCATGATTTAGAGGAAGAAAAAGTGTATATAAACATTT belongs to Gossypium arboreum isolate Shixiya-1 chromosome 7, ASM2569848v2, whole genome shotgun sequence and includes:
- the LOC108486791 gene encoding protein SPEAR3-like yields the protein MGSNYYGEANMGNERGGGSSRKSKKDKAKQPQRGLGVAQLEKIRLNEQMGYHPSFHGPYSSNFNQEDMKMQHPTGYSSMVASSSSFSYSSSSSTSSASYGFHPSIMMGLSEYDQRANISYGDSQPSTAASWNPGSGILDAQPNMTRQLLNLHVEDLHPKKSKSLGSSSQNSESSETQELDLELRLSL